In one Magallana gigas chromosome 9, xbMagGiga1.1, whole genome shotgun sequence genomic region, the following are encoded:
- the LOC105343055 gene encoding uncharacterized protein isoform X2 has product MDEYTTRGSHGNRQREYSIEQRSTEINSIRTTSLKQIAVKERQGTKRSDGQSRTSNDNRGRSNAQSKGPKPNQEAKQSIKGRSTSLPRERDQLKYENTKSDSSQRKQPKQLALKAKDDTSAGIVNDISKSTTGKKPNASRNRHRSDGDVQSKVSRSKSTDYSYQKSKYVYSTNDYSPISSDESQIMHTDTTRLVSKRKTKSMQHFRTFYDMQNVENKPSIKKFARHQKYFYSDEDSSEASTPLRTGFTNGNHSSCVRNGVPADTALDMDVGCDYSFPSLEGYSKHGLKRSYPSSPYTRIKQMNSGNILVAFLGSILFGVGAFLLFCPSTALLIVIFPVSFLIKTSIFSCGCTCNNCCECGIQLSWKERNWQNSITDSTAVYQALLVIEFGLDIHRIRDLINARLICAEDKLKRKLYPKFTKKLAVSCSGLVWMPDHGFTINNHVFSSSRRVENQEDLLDFVSESSTKPLPLNSPLWEIQVVKNFGDHKDTILLIRVHPILSDGLSLAHNVLASLTDLDAISCSVPKYSTRGKVYRFVKSFFCGSLIFLKEYFFAKADFNLLHGRHTIRSSKRVVSWSEPFPLENARRICHVTRSSLNEVLVSVAAGALRSYLQLNGIENPYNMHSLIPVHYRSGVSEFSIENNQNVYMTMQIPTNTEGAIPRLWKMKSFMKHVNHNALFSVSRFVRYVTSYTLPSALYNRLWKCIRNKCTCIISNVPGPEGPIRFGSRLIKDLVTWNPPTDDVCVSINFVSYDDQIKMTVMSDPSVLPNPELITRDFAYQMSCIAELLANRRIPGDQMTKRLEPLELDSEIHAEPTVEQIHHKMSLIQQELQDLKIQLESEGKHKHVAGETKIIRKIDFLKEQFRELLVESRQRRAAEQENAMILSEDDPDEDLDEDGEPKRPFRRRTLSISSRMSRLSTVSQSSTVRPLAANPATQFDLSSEIDSESEASFRMDGISQTGRKQHRRLYSEHPKQFEILEYASSPSVERKLRTF; this is encoded by the exons ATGGATGAATATACAACCAGGGGTAGTCATGGCAACCGTCAAAGGGAATATAGCATTGAGCAGAGATCTACAGAAATTAACAGCATCCGGACGACCAGTCTGAAGCAGATAGCTGTCAAAGAGAGACAGGGTACGAAGCGAAGTGACGGACAGTCCCGAACTAGTAATGACAACAGAGGAAGGTCAAACGCACAAAGCAAAGGCCCCAAGCCAAATCAAGAAGCCAAACAAAGTATTAAAGGCAGATCGACGTCATTGCCGAGGGAAAGAGACCAGCTCAAATATGAAAACACTAAGTCTGACAGCAGTCAAAGAAAACAACCCAAACAATTGGCCCTCAAAGCGAAAGATGACACTTCCGCCGGAATCGTTAATGATATCTCGAAAAGTACGACCGGAAAGAAACCGAACGCGTCTCGAAATAGGCATAGATCTGATGGCGATGTCCAATCTAAGGTCTCAAGGAGCAAATCCACGGATTATTCCTACCAGAAATCCAAATATGTGTATTCAACCAATGACTACTCACCAATCTCTTCGGATGAATCTCAGATCATGCATACTGACACCACTAGACTGGTGTCTAAAAGAAAAACCAAATCCATGCAACATTTCCGAACGTTTTACGACATGCAAAATGTTGAAAACAAACCCTCCATTAAGAAATTTGCCCggcatcaaaaatatttttattcggACGAGGACAGTAGCGAGGCATCAACTCCTCTCAGGACAGGATTTACAAATGGCAACCATTCGTCGTGTGTTCGAAATGGCGTGCCAGCAGATACAGCATTGGATATGGATGTTGGCTGTGACTATTCATTTCCAAGTTTGGAAGGTTACAGCAAACACGGCCTGAAACGTAGCTATCCCAGCTCCCCCTATACTCGTATTAAACAAATGAATAGTGGCAATATACTGGTTGCGTTCTTAGGTTCTATATTGTTTGGAGTTGGTGCTTTCCTGTTGTTCTGTCCTTCGACAGCTTTGTTGATTGTGATATTCCCCGTATCTTTCCTCATCAAAACGTCTATATTTTCGTGTGGTTGTACCTGTAACAATTGTTGTGAGTGTGGAATACAGTTGTCCTGGAAAGAAAGAAATTGGCAAAACAGTATTACTGATAGCACAGCGGTTTACCAAGCGTTACTTGTTATTGAATTTGGTCTTGATATTCATCGCATACGAGATCTAATAAACGCACGGCTCATATGCGCTGAAGATAAGTTGAAGAGGAAATTGTATCCAAAATTCACTAAAAAGCTCGCGGTCTCGTGCTCAGGGTTGGTCTGGATGCCTGACCACGGTTTTACAATCAACAACCACGTGTTTTCGTCTTCTAGACGTGTTGAAAATCAGGAAGATTTACTCGATTTCGTCTCTGAATCGTCAACAAAGCCCCTTCCGCTTAACAGTCCTCTATGGGAAATACAAGTGGTTAAAAACTTTGGGGATCACAAAGACACCATTCTACTCATTCGAGTACATCCCATTCTGTCAGATGGGTTATCGCTTGCTCACAATGTTTTGGCTTCATTGACAGATTTAGATGCGATTTCTTGCTCGGTGCCAAAATATTCCACGCGTgggaaagtttacagatttgtAAAATCCTTCTTCTGTGGTTCATTAATTTTTctgaaggagtatttctttgcCAAAGCGGACTTCAATTTACTACATGGTCGACATACTATTCGGTCTAGTAAACGAGTGGTTTCATGGTCGGAACCATTCCCACTGGAAAATGCTCGTCGAATATGTCACGTGACAAGGTCCTCTTTAAATGAGGTCCTAGTGTCGGTGGCAGCCGGGGCCCTGAGGTCCTACCTCCAGTTAAATGGTATAGAAAACCCTTACAACATGCACAGTCTCATTCCAGTACATTATCGTTCAGGTGTCTCTGAATTCTCAATAGAAAACAATCAAAATGTGTACATGACAATGCAAATTCCGACAAACACAGAAGGTGCTATTCCTCGTTTATGGAAAATGAAGTCTTTCATGAAACATGTTAATCACAATGCATTGTTCTCGGTCAGTCGCTTTGTGAGATATGTGACGTCATACACCCTTCCCAGTGCTCTATACAATCGTCTTTGGAAGTGTATTCGAAATAAGTGCACGTGTATCATATCGAATGTCCCCGGACCTGAGGGCCCGATACGTTTTGGGTCAAGGTTAATCAAAGACCTAGTGACGTGGAACCCGCCTACTGATGACGTGTGTGTGTCAATTAATTTTGTGAGTTACGACGATCAAATCAAGATGACCGTCATGTCTGATCCTTCTGTTCTGCCTAACCCGGAGCTGATCACTAGAGACTTTGCGTACCAG ATGTCCTGCATTGCTGAACTGTTAGCTAACCGGCGAATTCCTGGAGACCAGATGACCAAACGACTGGAACCTTTGGAACTGGACTCCGAAATCCACGCAGAACCAACAGTGGAACag ATTCATCATAAGATGTCGCTCATCCAACAAGAACTGCAAGATCTGAAGATTCAACTGGAGTCTGAGGGGAAACATAAGCATGTTGCAGGAGAAACCAAAATTATTCGGAAAATTGACTTCCTCAAGGAACAATTCCGAGAATTACTAGTGGAATCCCGCCAGCGCCGGGCAGCGGAACAGGAAAATGCCATGATACTTTCCGAAGACGATCCG GATGAGGATTTAGACGAAGATGGGGAACCAAAGCGACCATTCCGGAGGAGAACGTTGTCCATAAGTTCCCGGATGTCACGTCTTTCCACGGTATCGCAATCGTCAACAGTGCGCCCCCTAGCGGCCAATCCTGCGACTCAATTTGATCTCAGTTCAGAAATCGATTCTGAGTCAGAA GCCTCTTTTAGAATGGACGGAATCTCCCAAACCGGAAGGAAGCAGCACCGACGCCTTTATTCTGAACATCCCAAACAGTTCGAGATTCTAGAGTACGCCTCCTCTCCCTCTGTGGAGAGGAAGCTGAGGACGTTCTAG
- the LOC105343055 gene encoding uncharacterized protein isoform X1 — protein sequence MHNRIGPHQLVEIERCDVSQHYVEYQSMDEYTTRGSHGNRQREYSIEQRSTEINSIRTTSLKQIAVKERQGTKRSDGQSRTSNDNRGRSNAQSKGPKPNQEAKQSIKGRSTSLPRERDQLKYENTKSDSSQRKQPKQLALKAKDDTSAGIVNDISKSTTGKKPNASRNRHRSDGDVQSKVSRSKSTDYSYQKSKYVYSTNDYSPISSDESQIMHTDTTRLVSKRKTKSMQHFRTFYDMQNVENKPSIKKFARHQKYFYSDEDSSEASTPLRTGFTNGNHSSCVRNGVPADTALDMDVGCDYSFPSLEGYSKHGLKRSYPSSPYTRIKQMNSGNILVAFLGSILFGVGAFLLFCPSTALLIVIFPVSFLIKTSIFSCGCTCNNCCECGIQLSWKERNWQNSITDSTAVYQALLVIEFGLDIHRIRDLINARLICAEDKLKRKLYPKFTKKLAVSCSGLVWMPDHGFTINNHVFSSSRRVENQEDLLDFVSESSTKPLPLNSPLWEIQVVKNFGDHKDTILLIRVHPILSDGLSLAHNVLASLTDLDAISCSVPKYSTRGKVYRFVKSFFCGSLIFLKEYFFAKADFNLLHGRHTIRSSKRVVSWSEPFPLENARRICHVTRSSLNEVLVSVAAGALRSYLQLNGIENPYNMHSLIPVHYRSGVSEFSIENNQNVYMTMQIPTNTEGAIPRLWKMKSFMKHVNHNALFSVSRFVRYVTSYTLPSALYNRLWKCIRNKCTCIISNVPGPEGPIRFGSRLIKDLVTWNPPTDDVCVSINFVSYDDQIKMTVMSDPSVLPNPELITRDFAYQMSCIAELLANRRIPGDQMTKRLEPLELDSEIHAEPTVEQIHHKMSLIQQELQDLKIQLESEGKHKHVAGETKIIRKIDFLKEQFRELLVESRQRRAAEQENAMILSEDDPDEDLDEDGEPKRPFRRRTLSISSRMSRLSTVSQSSTVRPLAANPATQFDLSSEIDSESEASFRMDGISQTGRKQHRRLYSEHPKQFEILEYASSPSVERKLRTF from the exons ATGCATAACCGCATTGGACCTCATCAGTTGGTGG AAATCGAAAGATGTGATGTTTCCCAACATTATGTAGAATATCAATCAATGGATGAATATACAACCAGGGGTAGTCATGGCAACCGTCAAAGGGAATATAGCATTGAGCAGAGATCTACAGAAATTAACAGCATCCGGACGACCAGTCTGAAGCAGATAGCTGTCAAAGAGAGACAGGGTACGAAGCGAAGTGACGGACAGTCCCGAACTAGTAATGACAACAGAGGAAGGTCAAACGCACAAAGCAAAGGCCCCAAGCCAAATCAAGAAGCCAAACAAAGTATTAAAGGCAGATCGACGTCATTGCCGAGGGAAAGAGACCAGCTCAAATATGAAAACACTAAGTCTGACAGCAGTCAAAGAAAACAACCCAAACAATTGGCCCTCAAAGCGAAAGATGACACTTCCGCCGGAATCGTTAATGATATCTCGAAAAGTACGACCGGAAAGAAACCGAACGCGTCTCGAAATAGGCATAGATCTGATGGCGATGTCCAATCTAAGGTCTCAAGGAGCAAATCCACGGATTATTCCTACCAGAAATCCAAATATGTGTATTCAACCAATGACTACTCACCAATCTCTTCGGATGAATCTCAGATCATGCATACTGACACCACTAGACTGGTGTCTAAAAGAAAAACCAAATCCATGCAACATTTCCGAACGTTTTACGACATGCAAAATGTTGAAAACAAACCCTCCATTAAGAAATTTGCCCggcatcaaaaatatttttattcggACGAGGACAGTAGCGAGGCATCAACTCCTCTCAGGACAGGATTTACAAATGGCAACCATTCGTCGTGTGTTCGAAATGGCGTGCCAGCAGATACAGCATTGGATATGGATGTTGGCTGTGACTATTCATTTCCAAGTTTGGAAGGTTACAGCAAACACGGCCTGAAACGTAGCTATCCCAGCTCCCCCTATACTCGTATTAAACAAATGAATAGTGGCAATATACTGGTTGCGTTCTTAGGTTCTATATTGTTTGGAGTTGGTGCTTTCCTGTTGTTCTGTCCTTCGACAGCTTTGTTGATTGTGATATTCCCCGTATCTTTCCTCATCAAAACGTCTATATTTTCGTGTGGTTGTACCTGTAACAATTGTTGTGAGTGTGGAATACAGTTGTCCTGGAAAGAAAGAAATTGGCAAAACAGTATTACTGATAGCACAGCGGTTTACCAAGCGTTACTTGTTATTGAATTTGGTCTTGATATTCATCGCATACGAGATCTAATAAACGCACGGCTCATATGCGCTGAAGATAAGTTGAAGAGGAAATTGTATCCAAAATTCACTAAAAAGCTCGCGGTCTCGTGCTCAGGGTTGGTCTGGATGCCTGACCACGGTTTTACAATCAACAACCACGTGTTTTCGTCTTCTAGACGTGTTGAAAATCAGGAAGATTTACTCGATTTCGTCTCTGAATCGTCAACAAAGCCCCTTCCGCTTAACAGTCCTCTATGGGAAATACAAGTGGTTAAAAACTTTGGGGATCACAAAGACACCATTCTACTCATTCGAGTACATCCCATTCTGTCAGATGGGTTATCGCTTGCTCACAATGTTTTGGCTTCATTGACAGATTTAGATGCGATTTCTTGCTCGGTGCCAAAATATTCCACGCGTgggaaagtttacagatttgtAAAATCCTTCTTCTGTGGTTCATTAATTTTTctgaaggagtatttctttgcCAAAGCGGACTTCAATTTACTACATGGTCGACATACTATTCGGTCTAGTAAACGAGTGGTTTCATGGTCGGAACCATTCCCACTGGAAAATGCTCGTCGAATATGTCACGTGACAAGGTCCTCTTTAAATGAGGTCCTAGTGTCGGTGGCAGCCGGGGCCCTGAGGTCCTACCTCCAGTTAAATGGTATAGAAAACCCTTACAACATGCACAGTCTCATTCCAGTACATTATCGTTCAGGTGTCTCTGAATTCTCAATAGAAAACAATCAAAATGTGTACATGACAATGCAAATTCCGACAAACACAGAAGGTGCTATTCCTCGTTTATGGAAAATGAAGTCTTTCATGAAACATGTTAATCACAATGCATTGTTCTCGGTCAGTCGCTTTGTGAGATATGTGACGTCATACACCCTTCCCAGTGCTCTATACAATCGTCTTTGGAAGTGTATTCGAAATAAGTGCACGTGTATCATATCGAATGTCCCCGGACCTGAGGGCCCGATACGTTTTGGGTCAAGGTTAATCAAAGACCTAGTGACGTGGAACCCGCCTACTGATGACGTGTGTGTGTCAATTAATTTTGTGAGTTACGACGATCAAATCAAGATGACCGTCATGTCTGATCCTTCTGTTCTGCCTAACCCGGAGCTGATCACTAGAGACTTTGCGTACCAG ATGTCCTGCATTGCTGAACTGTTAGCTAACCGGCGAATTCCTGGAGACCAGATGACCAAACGACTGGAACCTTTGGAACTGGACTCCGAAATCCACGCAGAACCAACAGTGGAACag ATTCATCATAAGATGTCGCTCATCCAACAAGAACTGCAAGATCTGAAGATTCAACTGGAGTCTGAGGGGAAACATAAGCATGTTGCAGGAGAAACCAAAATTATTCGGAAAATTGACTTCCTCAAGGAACAATTCCGAGAATTACTAGTGGAATCCCGCCAGCGCCGGGCAGCGGAACAGGAAAATGCCATGATACTTTCCGAAGACGATCCG GATGAGGATTTAGACGAAGATGGGGAACCAAAGCGACCATTCCGGAGGAGAACGTTGTCCATAAGTTCCCGGATGTCACGTCTTTCCACGGTATCGCAATCGTCAACAGTGCGCCCCCTAGCGGCCAATCCTGCGACTCAATTTGATCTCAGTTCAGAAATCGATTCTGAGTCAGAA GCCTCTTTTAGAATGGACGGAATCTCCCAAACCGGAAGGAAGCAGCACCGACGCCTTTATTCTGAACATCCCAAACAGTTCGAGATTCTAGAGTACGCCTCCTCTCCCTCTGTGGAGAGGAAGCTGAGGACGTTCTAG